A section of the Metabacillus endolithicus genome encodes:
- a CDS encoding histidine kinase N-terminal 7TM domain-containing protein, which translates to MNQELVMYILISVLGGSISIFLCGYGLVKIKDAPGGRYYVLATFMCAIFAFGYAFELASTSLEQMKIWLRVEYLALPFIPVFILLMCFDYVGKKLKQWALHSFIWYSDFDDYIALHK; encoded by the coding sequence ATGAACCAGGAATTAGTCATGTACATCCTGATTAGTGTTTTGGGTGGCTCAATAAGTATTTTTTTATGTGGTTATGGATTAGTGAAAATAAAGGATGCTCCCGGTGGAAGGTATTATGTTTTAGCAACTTTTATGTGTGCTATTTTTGCTTTTGGCTATGCATTTGAGCTTGCGAGTACTTCTTTGGAGCAAATGAAGATTTGGTTAAGAGTGGAGTATTTGGCTTTGCCGTTTATTCCAGTATTTATTTTGCTTATGTGTTTTGACTATGTAGGAAAGAAGCTTAAGCAATGGGCTTTACATTCTTTTATTTGGTATTCCGATTTTGACGATTACATTGCATTACACAAATGA
- a CDS encoding diguanylate cyclase, translating to MTITLHYTNDFHHIYYTSMDVRTDTPFPILKLEGGPGFYIHSIFLYVCIVISVGILLMQFRKVTHKFRLQTSLMIAGLLVPVMGSVFYITETSPSSIDLGPVSMSITFILHGFALLSFQMFNVVPIARETVFESIEEGVIVLNQHDVIVDYNSAIVAVLPSFGSHAIGKAVRDILNDHPLLLDIIFEKQEGDYQLKIGDVTNYFYIKFSPVKTKQSTLIGKIITLVNVTERVNMEKKLKELASIDGLTKIYNRTYFLDKAGDMIKNLSVSGDSLSIVMFDIDHFKKVNDQYGHDAGDQVLISVAGLTKKYLRNQDLFARYGGEEFIICMPDTTGLEAYEMIDHLRKKVSGSFIVSSNDKVQITSSYGISTVLLNSENGNPTIQELMRQADQALYAAKRNGRNCVQMYEKKAQYVYV from the coding sequence TTGACGATTACATTGCATTACACAAATGATTTTCATCATATTTATTACACATCTATGGATGTAAGAACAGATACCCCTTTTCCTATACTAAAACTTGAAGGTGGCCCTGGGTTCTATATTCATTCTATCTTTTTATACGTTTGTATTGTCATTAGTGTTGGTATTCTTCTAATGCAGTTTCGGAAAGTAACACACAAGTTTCGTTTGCAAACGAGCTTGATGATTGCAGGGTTATTAGTTCCTGTCATGGGAAGTGTTTTTTATATAACTGAAACGAGTCCAAGTAGTATTGATCTTGGCCCCGTTTCAATGAGTATTACGTTTATTCTTCATGGTTTTGCATTGTTATCCTTCCAGATGTTTAACGTTGTACCAATTGCAAGAGAAACCGTGTTTGAAAGCATAGAAGAAGGAGTGATTGTGTTAAATCAACATGATGTGATTGTTGATTACAACTCAGCTATTGTTGCGGTTCTTCCATCGTTTGGTTCACATGCTATTGGAAAAGCTGTTAGAGATATTCTGAACGATCACCCACTGCTTTTGGATATCATTTTTGAGAAGCAGGAAGGAGATTATCAGTTAAAAATTGGTGATGTAACGAACTATTTTTATATTAAATTTTCTCCGGTCAAAACAAAACAAAGCACATTAATCGGGAAAATTATCACCTTAGTAAATGTAACAGAAAGAGTAAATATGGAGAAAAAGTTAAAAGAGCTAGCAAGTATAGACGGATTAACAAAGATTTATAATCGAACTTATTTTTTAGATAAAGCAGGTGATATGATAAAGAATTTGTCTGTGAGTGGTGATTCTTTATCTATCGTTATGTTTGATATAGATCATTTTAAAAAGGTAAATGATCAATACGGACATGATGCTGGAGATCAGGTTTTAATCAGTGTCGCTGGATTAACAAAGAAGTATTTAAGGAATCAGGATTTGTTTGCACGCTACGGTGGGGAAGAGTTTATCATCTGCATGCCGGATACAACGGGCCTGGAAGCATATGAGATGATAGATCATTTACGAAAGAAAGTGTCGGGGTCTTTTATAGTATCTAGTAATGATAAGGTTCAAATAACATCTAGTTATGGAATTTCAACTGTTCTTTTAAATTCGGAGAATGGAAATCCTACTATTCAAGAGTTAATGAGACAAGCTGACCAAGCTTTATATGCGGCAAAAAGGAACGGTAGAAACTGTGTGCAGATGTATGAGAAAAAAGCACAGTATGTATATGTTTAA
- a CDS encoding helix-turn-helix transcriptional regulator: protein MFHIEFFAPPSPTFIQGGIAIFEKGTKHFRRVFTVFDLIYVKSGELYITEAEIPYTVRKGQYILLVPGFEHYGHKGGSMRTEYYWLHFAIPTHYELVEEGITNWADIQISKGDHETPPTYKFSIPCFGKIENPNFIETIFLNILNVDHQTPDYQLRQQLHFHEFLLYLQKEACKIPTAAEKVVEGAVNYIQEHYKEEVKMEDIAAALHFHPDYVTRCMQKIVGETPNMYLNKYRMNQAKKLLATTDDKIANIAQEVGIEDSTYFSKLFKRMEGTSPIEYRKMILRR from the coding sequence ATGTTTCATATTGAGTTTTTTGCACCGCCTTCTCCCACTTTTATTCAGGGGGGAATTGCTATTTTTGAAAAAGGTACAAAGCATTTTCGAAGAGTTTTTACTGTGTTTGATTTGATTTATGTAAAATCTGGTGAACTATATATAACAGAAGCTGAAATTCCATACACAGTAAGAAAAGGACAATATATCCTTTTAGTTCCCGGTTTTGAACATTATGGACATAAAGGCGGCTCAATGAGGACAGAGTACTATTGGCTGCATTTTGCGATTCCAACTCATTATGAGCTTGTGGAAGAGGGGATTACGAATTGGGCGGATATCCAAATATCAAAAGGTGACCACGAGACACCTCCAACATATAAATTTTCCATACCATGCTTTGGAAAGATTGAGAATCCAAATTTTATAGAAACGATATTTCTTAACATTTTAAATGTTGATCATCAAACACCTGATTATCAACTAAGACAGCAGCTGCACTTCCATGAATTTTTATTATATTTACAAAAAGAAGCATGCAAAATTCCAACAGCAGCTGAGAAAGTTGTGGAGGGAGCTGTTAATTATATACAAGAGCATTATAAAGAAGAGGTGAAAATGGAGGACATCGCCGCTGCTCTTCACTTTCACCCTGATTATGTAACGCGTTGTATGCAAAAAATCGTCGGTGAAACTCCGAATATGTATTTAAACAAATACCGAATGAATCAAGCAAAAAAACTATTAGCAACAACTGATGATAAAATTGCCAATATAGCACAAGAAGTAGGAATTGAGGATTCCACTTATTT